The sequence below is a genomic window from Burkholderiales bacterium.
TATCGCGATGGTCGAGCGCCACTTCGCGGCTCAGCGCGGCTATTTCGTCGTCCGTTTTTCCGTCTCCCATGGCGCGCAGCAAATAATTCTGCAGCGCCGCGCGCAACCGCGCCGGATAAGCTGGCGGCAGGCGGCCGAAAGCGGCGTCGTGCAGCAGAAAATCGAACGGATTGCCGCGCAAGGTTTCGACGACCGCGCGCGTCGTCAGGCTGAGACGGTCATGAACGCCACGGAAGTGCAGGCAATGGCTGAGCGTGCCGTCGAGATCGACGTTGAGGCTCAGGTGCTGCGGCTGCGGCTCGACCTGCAATTCGAATGACTTCGCAACCTGGCCGGCATCGTTACGCGGCGCGAGCCGGGCGATGTAGGGTTCAAGATATACCGGTTCACTGTATCGATAATGCAGCGAGTGTTCGATTTGCAGCAGCATGGGTTTGCACTTTTAAATTACACGAACGCCTTAGGGTCGCCGCCGATAACTCGCCCCGTCATGCGTTGCCGTTGGCGTGGGTCGAGTCGGACACCTGAATCGGCCGCAGCGAGAAAAAGGTGTCGAATACCGCGGCGCTGGCGCTATTAAGCACGAGCTCCAGGTTGTCCAGGTATTCGTGCAGGCCGGCGGCGATAACTTCCTCGATTTGCGCATAGTTGAGTTCGGCTGCGATGCGCCCCAGCCTTTGCTCCGCGGCGTTGCGGTAACTTCCCGCGGCCGAGCCGCTGATGGCGCGCAGGCAGCTTTCGGCTTCCAGCACACAGTAACGCACGGCGCGCGGGAATTCGCGATCGAGCAGCAGAAATCGCACGATTTTTGCCGGCGTCAACTGGCCGTAGCGCTTGCGGTACATCTCGTTGGCGCTGGCCGATTTCAATAACGCCGACCACTGGATGCTGTCGAATGCGCTGCCGACTTCCGCGACTTCTGGCAGCAGGATGAAATACTTGACGTCGAGTATGCGCGTCGTTTTGTCCGCGCGTTCGAGCATGCGTCCGAGGCGCAGGAAATGCGCGGCTTCGCCGTGCGACATCGTCGAATCGGCGATGCCGTTGAACAAATGGCTCGCCATTTTTACGCGTACATAAAATTCGTTGAGAGCGCCCAGAGCTTCATTGCCGCCAGCGGCATCGCGCACCATATGGAACCAGGTGTTGGTCTGTTCCCACATCTCGGACGAAATGATTTCGCGCACCGAGCGCGCATTGTCGCGCGCCGCCGTTACGCACGACAGAATCGAGTTCGGATTGCCGGCGTCGAACGTCAGGAAGTGGATAACGTTTTCCTGCGTCGCCTCGCCGTAACGCTTGGCGAACGCTTCGGCATCGCCGGAAGTTTGCACCAGCGGTTTCCATTGCTCGGTCGCGGTGTGCGCGAGATCGAGCATCAGGTTCAGGTTAACGTCGACAAAGCGCGCGACGTTCTCCGCCCTCTCAAGATAACGCCCAACCCAGTAAATCGCGTCGGCGACGCGGCTCAGCATGCCTGGCCTCCGCGCATGATCCGCTTCGTGAGTTTCACTTCATGCATCACGGGAACCTTGCTGTTCTGTCGGCGCAAACTGCACCCAGGTGTCTTTGCTGCCGCCGCCCTGCGAAGAATTCACGACCAGCGAGCCTCGCCTGAGCGCGACGCGCGTCAAACCGCCGGGCAGCACATAGATTTCGCTGCCGTAAAGCACGTATGGGCGCAGATCGACATGGCGTCCTTCGACCCGATCGCCAACCAGCACCGGCGCGCGCGACAAGGCCAGCGTGGGTTGCGCGATATAGTTGCGCGGCTCTGCGCGGATCAGGCGCGCGAACTGCGACCGCTGTTCCGCGCTCGCGTGCGGTCCGACCAGCATTCCGTAGCCGCCGGATTCATTGACTGCCTTGACGACGAGCTTGTCGAGATTGGCAAGCACATAGCCGCGTTCGCTTGAATCGCTGCACTGCCAGGTCTGCACGTTCGGCAGAATGGCGCCCTCATCCAGATAATATTTGATGATCTTCGGCACGTACGCGTACACCGCCTTATCGTCGGCGATGCCGGTGCCCGGCGCATTGGCGAGCGCGACGCGGCCGGCGCGATACACATCCATCAGGCCCGGCACACCGAGCGTGGAGCCGGAGCGAAACACCCGCGGGTCTAGAAAATCGTCGTCGATGCGGCGATAAATGACGTCGACGCGCTGCATGCCTTGCGTCGTGCGCATGTGCACACGGCCATCGAGCACCGTGAGGTCGCGTCCCTCGACCAGCTCCACGCCCATCTGCTGGGCGAGAAACGAATGCTCGAAGTAGGCCGAGTTGTGCATGCCCGGCGTCAGCACGACCACGGTCGCATCGATGCCGTCGGGCGCCAGCGATTGCAGGGTTTGCAGCAAACGATTCGGATAGTCGTCGACCGCCCGCACATTCATCGCCGCGAACACCGATGGAAATGTGCGTTTCAATAGGCGCCGGTTTTCCAGCACGTAGGACGCGCCCGAGGGGCAGCGCAGATTGTCTTCGAGCACGTAGAGCCGGCCGTCGCCATCGCGCACCAGGTCGGTCCCGGTGATGTGGCACCAGACGCCGCGCGGCGGATCGATACCGATGCAGGGAGCGCGC
It includes:
- a CDS encoding alpha-E domain-containing protein is translated as MLSRVADAIYWVGRYLERAENVARFVDVNLNLMLDLAHTATEQWKPLVQTSGDAEAFAKRYGEATQENVIHFLTFDAGNPNSILSCVTAARDNARSVREIISSEMWEQTNTWFHMVRDAAGGNEALGALNEFYVRVKMASHLFNGIADSTMSHGEAAHFLRLGRMLERADKTTRILDVKYFILLPEVAEVGSAFDSIQWSALLKSASANEMYRKRYGQLTPAKIVRFLLLDREFPRAVRYCVLEAESCLRAISGSAAGSYRNAAEQRLGRIAAELNYAQIEEVIAAGLHEYLDNLELVLNSASAAVFDTFFSLRPIQVSDSTHANGNA
- a CDS encoding circularly permuted type 2 ATP-grasp protein, which gives rise to MTLPLLWNGNCCFRHIRSKPQPRRRRLIQTGAAHLDFQCRCTIAVLRRGKARAQSFRIRTRPCLLVNATPQVSHADRNQREQPVIFDRYCTEGFCDELFVADGQPRPIAELLIARIESLPAGSLERRQKAAEAAMYQLGITFNVYGEESGTERIIPFDIIPRIIAAAEWSSIERGLKQRIAALNLFIDDIYHAQKIVKDGVIPEELIGSAASLRAPCIGIDPPRGVWCHITGTDLVRDGDGRLYVLEDNLRCPSGASYVLENRRLLKRTFPSVFAAMNVRAVDDYPNRLLQTLQSLAPDGIDATVVVLTPGMHNSAYFEHSFLAQQMGVELVEGRDLTVLDGRVHMRTTQGMQRVDVIYRRIDDDFLDPRVFRSGSTLGVPGLMDVYRAGRVALANAPGTGIADDKAVYAYVPKIIKYYLDEGAILPNVQTWQCSDSSERGYVLANLDKLVVKAVNESGGYGMLVGPHASAEQRSQFARLIRAEPRNYIAQPTLALSRAPVLVGDRVEGRHVDLRPYVLYGSEIYVLPGGLTRVALRRGSLVVNSSQGGGSKDTWVQFAPTEQQGSRDA